Proteins encoded by one window of Acuticoccus sp. MNP-M23:
- a CDS encoding [protein-PII] uridylyltransferase has product MIFTSAPALERELEEIYRETERQWADARPRILARLKAARADALKALEFTLDDTGSGTKAARVLAAGQDAIIEALFAFSAEHLFPTANHSTSEKLAVIATGGYGRGLLAPGSDIDLLFLFPYRPTPWTESMVETILYMMWDLGLKVGHAARSVDECMKLARTDMTIRTALLENRPIAGDPNLADVLTDRFNHAVMRGTGKKFIAAKLEERDERHKRQGRTRYLVEPNVKEGKGGLRDLNTLFWISKYYYRVREEEDLVKLGVFEPEDYKIFKKCDDFLWSVRCHLHLVAGRPEERLTFELQREIARRLGYSPRPGMSEVERFMKHYFLIAKEVGDLTRILCAALEAQHVLPSVGFSRIMKTLTLQNLRQLPGDFRVENQRIQLTSDDAFQRDPVNLLRIFEVADAHDLRPHPDVLAAMRRSLRLIDAKVRADPEANAIFLKLLTESTDPETLLRLMNETGVLGTFVPEFGKVVAMMQFNMYHHYTVDEHLIRSVAILADIDHERRETDHPLASQLMPTIQNRRALYVAVFLHDVAKGRPEDHSIAGAKMARKLCPRFGLTAPETDLVAWLIEEHLTMSITAQSRDLSDPKTIDLFAKHVQSFERLKLLEILTEADIAAVGPHVWNGWKSQLLQTLYDETEAILVSGHTRQPRSARVEGARRAFIEEATSLPAEVREAYTARHPAPYWIRNSIPDAIRHAELMTSAGPGDVVSQTRMRADRAVTEMTLTAPDKPSLLSIVAAACASCQANIVSADIFTTRDGAALDIFALTPMSEHPTEEQDRADRITRLVTDALIRGEPIPPAQELRLRAVKVKAFDHPTDVLIANDWSNRYTAIEISGLDRPGLFHDLARKLRELKLHVRSAQLATFGERVVDVFYVTDDDDNKITEPADQHAIKDALRAAYDREETPQSKARADVA; this is encoded by the coding sequence ATGATCTTCACGAGCGCACCGGCCCTGGAACGCGAACTTGAGGAGATCTACCGCGAGACCGAACGCCAATGGGCTGACGCGCGCCCCCGCATCCTGGCCCGGCTGAAAGCAGCCCGCGCCGATGCGCTGAAGGCGCTGGAGTTCACGCTGGACGACACCGGCTCCGGCACGAAGGCTGCCCGTGTGCTGGCCGCAGGGCAGGATGCCATCATCGAGGCGCTGTTTGCGTTCAGCGCCGAGCACCTGTTTCCCACCGCCAACCACTCCACGTCCGAAAAGCTAGCGGTCATCGCCACCGGCGGCTACGGGCGCGGCTTGCTGGCGCCGGGGTCCGACATCGACCTTCTGTTCCTCTTCCCCTACCGGCCGACGCCGTGGACCGAGTCCATGGTCGAGACCATCCTTTACATGATGTGGGATCTCGGCCTGAAGGTCGGCCACGCCGCCCGCAGCGTGGACGAGTGCATGAAGCTGGCGCGCACGGACATGACGATCCGCACCGCGCTGCTGGAAAACCGCCCCATCGCGGGCGATCCCAACCTGGCCGACGTGCTGACCGATCGCTTCAACCACGCCGTGATGCGCGGCACCGGCAAGAAGTTCATCGCGGCCAAGCTGGAAGAGCGCGACGAGCGGCACAAGCGGCAGGGCCGCACGCGCTACCTCGTCGAGCCCAACGTGAAGGAGGGCAAGGGCGGCCTGCGGGACCTCAACACCCTGTTCTGGATCTCGAAATATTATTACCGCGTTCGCGAAGAGGAAGACCTCGTCAAGCTCGGCGTGTTCGAGCCGGAGGACTACAAGATCTTCAAGAAGTGCGACGACTTTCTCTGGTCCGTCCGCTGCCACCTGCATCTTGTCGCCGGCCGGCCGGAGGAGCGCCTGACCTTCGAATTGCAGCGCGAGATCGCGCGCCGCCTCGGCTACAGCCCGCGCCCCGGCATGTCCGAGGTGGAGCGGTTCATGAAGCACTACTTCCTCATCGCCAAGGAAGTGGGCGACCTCACGCGCATTCTCTGCGCCGCGCTGGAAGCCCAGCACGTGCTGCCGAGTGTCGGCTTCTCGCGCATCATGAAGACGCTGACGCTACAGAATTTGCGCCAGCTTCCGGGCGACTTCCGCGTCGAGAACCAGCGCATCCAGCTCACCAGCGATGACGCCTTCCAGCGTGACCCCGTGAACCTCCTCCGCATCTTCGAGGTGGCGGACGCGCACGACCTGCGGCCCCATCCGGATGTTCTGGCCGCCATGCGCCGCTCGCTCCGCCTGATCGACGCGAAGGTGCGCGCCGACCCCGAAGCCAACGCGATCTTCCTCAAGCTCCTGACCGAGAGCACCGACCCCGAAACGCTGCTGCGCCTCATGAACGAGACCGGCGTGCTCGGCACCTTCGTGCCGGAATTCGGCAAGGTCGTCGCGATGATGCAGTTCAACATGTACCACCACTACACGGTGGACGAGCACCTCATCCGCTCCGTCGCGATCCTCGCCGACATCGACCACGAGCGCCGCGAGACCGACCACCCGCTCGCCTCCCAGCTGATGCCGACCATCCAGAACCGCCGCGCCCTTTATGTGGCGGTGTTCCTGCACGACGTCGCCAAGGGCCGGCCGGAGGATCATTCGATCGCAGGCGCCAAGATGGCCCGCAAGCTGTGCCCCCGCTTCGGTCTGACAGCTCCCGAGACGGATCTCGTTGCCTGGCTGATCGAAGAGCACCTCACCATGTCGATCACGGCGCAATCGCGCGACCTGTCCGACCCCAAGACCATCGATCTGTTTGCCAAGCACGTGCAGAGCTTCGAGCGGCTCAAGCTCCTCGAAATTCTTACCGAGGCGGACATTGCCGCCGTGGGGCCGCATGTGTGGAACGGCTGGAAATCGCAGCTCCTGCAAACCCTTTACGACGAGACCGAAGCAATTCTCGTCTCGGGTCACACCCGTCAGCCGCGCTCGGCACGGGTGGAGGGGGCGCGTCGTGCCTTCATCGAAGAGGCCACGAGCCTGCCCGCCGAGGTGCGCGAAGCCTACACGGCCCGCCACCCGGCACCCTACTGGATCCGCAATTCCATTCCGGACGCAATCCGCCACGCCGAGCTGATGACCAGCGCCGGACCCGGCGACGTGGTCTCCCAGACCCGGATGCGCGCCGACCGGGCCGTCACCGAGATGACGCTCACCGCACCGGACAAGCCGAGCCTCCTGTCGATTGTTGCAGCCGCCTGCGCCAGTTGCCAGGCAAACATCGTCTCGGCGGACATCTTCACCACCCGCGACGGGGCAGCGCTCGACATCTTCGCGCTCACGCCCATGTCCGAGCACCCGACGGAGGAGCAGGACCGCGCGGACCGGATCACCCGCCTTGTGACCGATGCGCTTATCCGCGGCGAGCCGATCCCGCCCGCGCAGGAGCTGCGTTTGCGCGCCGTGAAGGTGAAGGCGTTCGATCACCCGACGGACGTCCTCATCGCCAACGACTGGTCGAACCGCTACACGGCCATCGAGATTTCCGGCCTCGACCGGCCGGGTCTGTTCCACGACCTTGCCCGCAAGCTGCGCGAATTGAAGCTGCATGTGCGCTCGGCGCAGCTGGCGACCTTCGGCGAGCGGGTGGTCGACGTTTTCTATGTGACCGACGACGACGACAACAAGATTACCGAACCGGCCGACCAGCACGCCATCAAGGACGCGCTTCGGGCGGCTTACGATCGCGAGGAAACGCCGCAATCAAAGGCAAGAGCGGACGTGGCGTGA
- the hemW gene encoding radical SAM family heme chaperone HemW gives MAERTAAPEVAQDGGFGVYVHWPFCQSKCPYCDFNSHVRHGGVDQRRYAAAMAREIHTMAAWSPDRAPTSIFFGGGTPSLMEPATVSTILTAIDDALSLPAGAEITLEANPTSVEQSRFEGFRAAGVNRVSLGVQSLIDTELVALGRRHDAAAARAALALAQRIFPSVSADMIYARPRQTVPAWRAELGQMLDICGDHLSLYQLTIEPETRYYDLAAAGKLTIPEDDLAADLYELTLELTAAAGLGRYEVSNHARPGAEAQHNLVYWRGGRYLGAGPGAHGRLVLNEGRTATATRKMPEAWLKAVEADGHGIETREVLERDDIAAETLMMGLRLAEGLDLDTYARRAGAPLADHKIATLVADNLLTQEDGRIHIPDGARLLTNAVVRELLP, from the coding sequence CTGGCAGAACGGACCGCAGCGCCGGAAGTGGCGCAGGACGGCGGCTTCGGCGTCTACGTCCACTGGCCGTTCTGCCAGTCCAAATGTCCCTATTGCGACTTCAACAGCCATGTGCGTCATGGCGGGGTCGACCAGCGCCGTTACGCCGCGGCCATGGCGCGCGAGATCCATACCATGGCGGCGTGGAGCCCGGACCGCGCGCCAACGTCCATCTTCTTCGGCGGCGGGACCCCCTCGCTGATGGAGCCGGCGACGGTCAGCACCATCCTCACCGCCATCGACGACGCTCTCAGCCTTCCGGCAGGCGCGGAGATCACGCTGGAGGCAAACCCCACCAGCGTCGAGCAATCCCGCTTCGAGGGGTTTCGCGCCGCTGGCGTCAACCGCGTCTCGCTGGGCGTGCAGTCGTTGATCGACACCGAACTCGTCGCCCTTGGCCGCCGCCACGATGCCGCCGCGGCCCGTGCCGCGCTGGCCCTGGCGCAGCGGATCTTCCCGTCCGTCTCCGCCGACATGATCTATGCACGGCCGCGGCAGACCGTCCCCGCGTGGCGGGCGGAGCTGGGCCAGATGCTGGACATCTGCGGCGATCACCTCTCGCTCTACCAGCTCACCATCGAGCCGGAGACGCGCTACTACGACCTCGCCGCCGCCGGCAAGCTGACCATCCCCGAAGACGACCTCGCCGCCGACCTTTACGAGTTGACGCTGGAACTGACGGCCGCCGCCGGCCTTGGCCGCTATGAGGTGTCCAACCACGCGCGGCCGGGCGCAGAGGCGCAGCACAACCTCGTCTACTGGCGCGGCGGCCGCTATCTGGGGGCCGGCCCCGGCGCCCACGGCCGCCTCGTGCTCAACGAGGGCCGCACTGCCACAGCCACACGCAAGATGCCGGAGGCATGGCTCAAAGCGGTGGAGGCGGACGGCCACGGCATCGAGACCCGCGAAGTGCTAGAGCGGGATGACATCGCCGCCGAAACGCTGATGATGGGCCTGCGCCTTGCCGAAGGGCTGGACCTTGACACCTACGCCCGCCGCGCCGGTGCACCCCTTGCCGATCACAAGATTGCCACCCTCGTTGCCGATAACCTGCTGACGCAAGAAGATGGGCGCATTCATATTCCCGATGGAGCCCGGCTCCTCACCAACGCAGTCGTACGGGAGCTTCTTCCATGA